TATCACCCATTGTCTGGACACACACTTTGTTTACAGGGCGTTACAGCTTCAAAACAAGCAAGGGTAATATTGATGTTGAGGAGATGGCCAAGATACTTGAGACTCATGTGAAACAGCATTTCTGGAGTGAGGAATAAACAGTTTTAAGGCTAACTTGTCATTTTTTTTTTGGGGGGGGGGGGGCTGCCATTGAACCCCCATTAATGAATTGCTTTATAAATAGTGTGATTAGCATTTATTTTAACTTTTCACAATGCTATACTTTTTGCTTAATAATTAAACAAGGATGGTTAAATTATGATCATAGTCAATTCTCATGAAGCTAAAATCAATTTTTCCCGACTAATGACCCAAATTGCCAATGGTCAAGAAATCATTATCACCCGTTCCGGCCAAGATTTTGCTAAAGTCGTACCGATTAAAAAAATCAATCATAAGCGAACCCCTGGTCAGGATAAAGATTCTGCTTGGGTAGCCGATGATTTTGATGCAGCATTGCCCGATGAACTGCAGAAATATTTTGTCTAAGAAGGAAGATCACATGGATAAACAATACCTTTTAGACACGCAATGCTGGCTTTATTGGAATATTAGTCCAGACAAACTCAGTGATGAGCAATATAGCATTATTGAAGATGGCGAGAATGACATTTATTTTTCGACTGTGAGTGCATGGGAAATCATGATCAAACACAAACTAAAAAAAATTAAGTTACCCGCCTTACCTTTTCGCTATATTCCTGATCGCATCAATAAAGATAAGCTGAAAGTACTCCCTTTTTCCTTGGAAAACTCGCTACGCATCGAGAACTTACCCGACCATCATGCCGATCCCTTCGATCGCTTTCTAATCACTCAGGCGCAAACCAGTGACATGATTATTATCACTACCGATCCTATTTTTGAGCTTTATGATGTCAAAATAATACGTTAATGTTGTCAATTAATAGCAAGTCATATTTATTGATATTTGTACGGTTATGACCTATAGTTTATTTACTGTACTTTTATCGAATAAGGCACAGATCAAACCTTGTTTACACTTCAGGTGTAGGATGTGGTGAGTGCAACGAACCGCATCAAT
This DNA window, taken from sulfur-oxidizing endosymbiont of Gigantopelta aegis, encodes the following:
- a CDS encoding type II toxin-antitoxin system VapC family toxin → MDKQYLLDTQCWLYWNISPDKLSDEQYSIIEDGENDIYFSTVSAWEIMIKHKLKKIKLPALPFRYIPDRINKDKLKVLPFSLENSLRIENLPDHHADPFDRFLITQAQTSDMIIITTDPIFELYDVKIIR
- a CDS encoding type II toxin-antitoxin system Phd/YefM family antitoxin; translation: MIIVNSHEAKINFSRLMTQIANGQEIIITRSGQDFAKVVPIKKINHKRTPGQDKDSAWVADDFDAALPDELQKYFV